The DNA sequence TATCTAGAACGGGTGGTCCATTTGTTAAAATCTTTCCctccattttcttctcagaAAATTCTATCGCACAACTAAAAATATATTCATTTACATTCATGGAAGAGATTGTAGAAATATTTATTACGTGCAAGTACAAACAAGCCTCCCAAGTGATTCCATCATAGCGGTGCAATAGAGATTTGTCCGGTTCTAATACCGATCAAGCCACCAACCCGAATCCTCTCCCGTTTTCCCTCCCCAGCCCGGGTGAGTATGCATTCCGCCTTCCCCATACTCAAATTCATGTGCCCCAATCTGCTTGTAGAGCTCATCAGATGTCAGGGCATTTTTGCTGACGAGCAAATGCATGATTTCGTCTCTGCGCTCTCTCTGGACATCCTCGCTCAactcttttgttttgagaATTTGAGCCTTATAATGCTTTTTCCCTGACAGTATATGGTCGTAGTGTCTTTGCCCTAGATGAACAAAGTCTCGGGGAGTTCTGCCCGTGTCAGATATTGGTGAGGGCTTAGCACCCTTATCTAGCAGAAGTTGAACACATTCTAAATGTCCGTTGGCAGCAGCCCCATGAAGTGGCGTCCACCCAAAGTGATTTGTAACGGAAGGGTCTGCGCCGTTTTCCAATAGAAATCTGACAACTTCGGTTGCGCCGTATACTGCGGCCTCATACAGTTCATGGCAACCTTCACGATGCGTGAGATTTAGATCTGCTCCACGTCTGATGAGTAGTTTAAGTACTGTCGGCTGTTTTAGCTATATTGGTCAAATTTTAGGACAAGTAGAACCCTtacctcttttctttttcatgtCAGCATTTGCCATTAATGCGGTTCTTCCATTTTTATCCCTCATATTCACTGTTACTTTCCGATCAAGAAGGAGTTCAACTATTTTGAAGTTATTCCTTGCGGTTGCTCGATGAAGTAATGTCTGTCCTTCAAGGTTTTTCAAATCAGGCGAGATACCGTAATCTAAGAGCAACTTAATGACTTCATAGTTGTTTTGCTCAATAGCTAAGAAGCAAGCTGTCCTCAGGTAGGTTCTCTGGATTTTGAGAGGCATTGACGTTGACTCTGACTCGCTGGCTATATTGTCGTGTGATTTAGCAATTTCGTCAACCACGCCATGGCTTATGGATTCAATTCCAGAGCCTTTATCCATGATGTACTCCACGTCAAGGTTATTAGAAGAACTGTTATtatcatcgtcttcattgtAGTCACCGTTGTCTTCGTTGTAGTCACCGTTGTCTTCGCTGTCTtcgccgtcgtcttcattgtcgtCACTATCGTCACTGTCGTCTTCATTGTCTTCTGGCTTAGTAATTAAGCGGTCGCCATGTATCTCTTCCACTCCCTCTTCAGACTTGTAATTGTACCAATCTTTCCTGCTAGTAAGTTCCATATCTCCAAGGTTGACGCTGGTTTCAGCATAATCATCAGAAACAGAGTTACTGCTGCAATGTTCTGAGATTTCGCTCTGATTGTCTTCGGTATCAAAACCATCATTCATTCCTGACTCCGAATCTTCTGTATCCCAATCTTCAACTTTACTTTCCAAAAACTCATCTTCCTGAGGTACCAATTGAAGCCGAATGGGCTCGGTTGAAGTTTCTAGGAGAAGTAAAAGGTCATCCACATTCCCTATATATACCGAGTAGAGAAATCTCATATACTTCCCTAAAGATTGCTCAGTAGGGTTCGTTTCTTCGGCACTGGTACCCGCAGAAGTTGTTTTTCGGATTTGCAATTCTGACTTTCCATTTGGAACAGAAAATTGAGACGCAGACATCTTTATGACTGCTATCAAGAGCAGAAGCAATAGACCAAGAATTCTGAGAAACCCTTCATCTAGAGGACCTTCGATAGGGCTGCCAATAACTTGGCGGACCATTGCCACATaatctctctccatcgcATAGAGTAGAATAGCATGACCTTCCGTAGTTGAAAGGTCAACtttggcgccatggctgatCAAAATGCTGGCCACAACATCAAGCCCACTTGTTATGGCGATCATCAGCGATGATTGCTGATACGGATCCAGTTCATTAACATTTGCACCCTCCTCAATCAAGACGTTGACTAAATCAGAGCTACCGAGAAAAACTGCCACGtgaagaggctgaaggaTTTTATCGAGATGCTTTTTAGAGCTTTGACGATGCTTAATACCATCTAACTCAGTAGAACTCGTGTCATAAGCATTAAATTTGAAAAGTAATCGGCTGTAGGATGCTCGGCTTGCGTTACTCGTGACTAGCGTTTCGATGGCATCCGAGATACTTTCGTCATTTTGGAGATTCTGAACCCTACGATGATGCTTATGCAGATTCTGCCCCGCATATTCTGCGAAAGGAAACTCCTGAAGCGTCTTCGACATCATCAATCTAGAGTTGCGAGAGCTGCTAATGCTGGCAAGCTGCTGAAGTTGATCGATAGATAGGTACTTGGCGCAAGCGATCGTAATGCGTTTGTCAAAATCGGGAAACACTGTATCCCTTTTGTGTTGAAAGTATTCCTGAGCAGAATAATGAACATAGCGCACTATATCATCCAGATCTTTAATCAGAAGTCCGCAGCAATCCGAAATAATCTCACTCTCTGGACGAAAGTTCTTCTTGTCGATCCTTCCAGGCCCCTCGCTTATGGCTAGAGCGTGTTGAAGCTCATATATCGACAGAGGCCGCTGGACATAGGCCACCCACCCTAAAGTAGACATAGCGCGATCTTTCTTGGCGTCGGTTCTATTACTGATACGTTGCATTGTGCTTTCATAGCTTTCATAAATGGTGCTGGGTAGAGTTTTTAGCACTGCGGCGATTTCACCTTCCACCACAACGTCGGCAAGGGCAGCCATATGGAATCGAACAATAAGGAACCTAGACAGTCTCAATTAACACAGAATCAAGAGCCAGTCCAGAGATACCACCAAGAGAACAGGGCCACTTACATTTTTTCCGATTTCAACTTGACTTGAGACTTTATCTCATCGTGAAGGTTTGGAACTTGAGATAGAATGGGTGATTGGCGTATTATCCTCTCAATATATTCTTCCATGTCTTCATCGTGAGCTTCTATCATTGAAGTTTTGAAGCCTTCTGAAAGGCGGTCAAAATGATTCAGATCTCGTGATGTGACTAGAATCTTGATTTTGCCTTGAATACTTTGAAGGTGTTTGAGGAGTGGCTCTCGAATACTGTATTCGCACTCATCCATGGCGTCGATAACAATATAGACTTTTCTTCCTGCGGTAAAATGAGACAATAAGGATTTGATTTCTGTTTCGGAGGGCCTTTGAACCTTGCCGTTGCATGTTCCAGCTTGTTGGCACT is a window from the Trichoderma atroviride chromosome 5, complete sequence genome containing:
- a CDS encoding uncharacterized protein (EggNog:ENOG41~TransMembrane:1 (o849-868i)); amino-acid sequence: MAQRAAAFTIDGHLLELWSDAQKQFLASMMETNRQMRQNAEHEPHPEEWLKGFQEERHNKSKKFLSACSKVGPHIHTIQMFVRAAGFSVNVASAAAPVVSPASLVVNAFAWLFDSFAKVSEDYDKIEAFFEMISNRFKSLAVIGEHLATTKETDALHKCIVQLFICCLRFCKLAFEQAKERIKKWLQKLNGSDKLDDELKKWTEADDALRLCIGIGCWKASHDSNETGLRVESQVNKLVDRYSRSERDEIYEWLSPLEFSRVHGELKVRVDQAAIAGKWLLKSRLFESWRDHNINKIWYKGKPGAGKSVLTSIIISHLKDEVKNPSYSPGEALVAYLYLSYKSKPNMSELLGSILRQLQQGLDISPQIHSKFEECQQAGTCNGKVQRPSETEIKSLLSHFTAGRKVYIVIDAMDECEYSIREPLLKHLQSIQGKIKILVTSRDLNHFDRLSEGFKTSMIEAHDEDMEEYIERIIRQSPILSQVPNLHDEIKSQVKLKSEKMFLIVRFHMAALADVVVEGEIAAVLKTLPSTIYESYESTMQRISNRTDAKKDRAMSTLGWVAYVQRPLSIYELQHALAISEGPGRIDKKNFRPESEIISDCCGLLIKDLDDIVRYVHYSAQEYFQHKRDTVFPDFDKRITIACAKYLSIDQLQQLASISSSRNSRLMMSKTLQEFPFAEYAGQNLHKHHRRVQNLQNDESISDAIETLVTSNASRASYSRLLFKFNAYDTSSTELDGIKHRQSSKKHLDKILQPLHVAVFLGSSDLVNVLIEEGANVNELDPYQQSSLMIAITSGLDVVASILISHGAKVDLSTTEGHAILLYAMERDYVAMVRQVIGSPIEGPLDEGFLRILGLLLLLLIAVIKMSASQFSVPNGKSELQIRKTTSAGTSAEETNPTEQSLGKYMRFLYSVYIGNVDDLLLLLETSTEPIRLQLVPQEDEFLESKVEDWDTEDSESGMNDGFDTEDNQSEISEHCSSNSVSDDYAETSVNLGDMELTSRKDWYNYKSEEGVEEIHGDRLITKPEDNEDDSDDSDDNEDDGEDSEDNGDYNEDNGDYNEDDDNNSSSNNLDVEYIMDKGSGIESISHGVVDEIAKSHDNIASESESTSMPLKIQRTYLRTACFLAIEQNNYEVIKLLLDYGISPDLKNLEGQTLLHRATARNNFKIVELLLDRKVTVNMRDKNGRTALMANADMKKKRVLKLLIRRGADLNLTHREGCHELYEAAVYGATEVVRFLLENGADPSVTNHFGWTPLHGAAANGHLECVQLLLDKGAKPSPISDTGRTPRDFVHLGQRHYDHILSGKKHYKAQILKTKELSEDVQRERRDEIMHLLVSKNALTSDELYKQIGAHEFEYGEGGMHTHPGWGGKTGEDSGWWLDRY